In one Mustela lutreola isolate mMusLut2 chromosome 8, mMusLut2.pri, whole genome shotgun sequence genomic region, the following are encoded:
- the SLC39A5 gene encoding zinc transporter ZIP5 isoform X2 has product MGPPRSYLVAGLCMWMTLGWVGGSAPNLGPAEQEQNHYLAQLFGLYGENGTLTAGGLARLLHSLGLGRVQALRLGHHGPPAGRAAPPAGDNSTHRSQDPELSVDVWAGLPLGPSGWGDPEKPKVPASPRGPAPSGLDLFHRLLLLDHSLADHLNEDCLNGSQLLVNFGLSPAAPLTPHQFALLCPALLYQIDSRVCVQAPTPTPPGDLLSALVHSALAILLLSLPAPLSLLLLRLLGPCLLRPLLGFLGALAVGTLCGDALLHLLPHAQGGQHAGPSGRPEEDLAPGLSVLGGLLLLFVLENMLGLLRRRGLRPRCCRQKRKDLRVPTLDLEDGSGMALQSLQAAPEPEAQGHGEQASQPLPAPAPAGHQGHSHGHQGGGGAHITWMVLLGDGLHNLTDGLAIGAAFSDGFSSGLSTTLAVFCHELPHELGDFAMLLQAGLSFRRLLLLSLVSGALGLGGAALGLPALLRPPEPLPMLHVLLQGMGLLLGGGLMVTIALLEEELRPPVSDG; this is encoded by the exons ATGGGGCCCCCAAGGAGTTATCTGGTGGCTGGCCTGTGTATGTGGATGACCTTGGGCTGGGTAGGGGGCTCAGCCCCCAACCtgggccctgctgagcaggagcagAACCATTACCTGGCCCAGCTGTTCGGCCTGTATGGAGAGAACGGGACACTGACCGCGGGGGGCCTAGCACGGCTTCTCCACAGCCTGGGGCTAGGCCGAGTTCAGGCCCTTCGGTTGGGACACCATGGGCCTCCAGCTGGTCGGGCTGCACCTCCAGCTGGAGACAATTCCACGCACAG atcacaggaccctgagctgagtgTGGATGTCTGGGCAGGGCTGCCTCTGGGTCCCTCGGGATGGGGTGACCCAGAGAAGCCAAAGGTCCCAGCATCCCCCCGTGGGCCAGCACCCTCGGGCCTGGACCTCTTTCACAGGCTTCTGTTGTTGGACCATTCACTGGCTGACCATCTGAATGAGGAT TGTCTGAATGGCTCCCAGCTGCTGGTCAATTTTGGCCTGAGCCCCGCTGCTCCTCTGACCCCTCATCAGTTTGCTCTGCTGTGTCCAGCTCTGCTTTATCAGATCGACAGTCGTGTCTGCGTCCAGGCCCCAACCCCAACTCCCCCAGGGGATCTTCTGTCTG CTCTGGTTCATAGTGCCCTGGCAATCCTGTTGCtcagcctccccgcccccctctccctgctcctgctgcgGCTCCTGGGACCGTGTCTGTTGCGGCCCCTGCTAGGCTTCCTGGGGGCCCTGGCCGTGGGCACACTTTGTGGGGACGCGCTGCTCCACCTGCTGCCACAT GCACAAGGGGGGCAGCATGCTGGACCTAGCGGACGACCAGAGGAGGACCTGGCACCGGGACTGTCAGTACTTGGAGGTCTCCTCCTGCTCTTTGTGCTGGAAAACATGCTAGGGCTTTTGCGGCGTCGAGGGCTCAGGCCA AGATGCTGCAGGCAAAAAAGAAAGGATCTCAGAGTACCGACCCTGGACCTGGAGGATGGCAGTGGGATGGCCCTTCAGTCCCTACAGGCAGCTCCAG AGCCAGAAGCTCAGGGCCACGGTGAGCAAGCCAGCCAGCCCCTACCGGCCCCAGCCCCCGCTGGGCACCAAGGCCACAGTCATGGGCACCAGGGTGGCGGTGGTGCCCACATCACGTGGATGGTCCTCCTGGGAGACGGTCTGCACAACCTCACTGATGGGCTGGCCATAG GTGCTGCCTTCTCCGATGGCTTCTCCAGTGGCCTCAGCACCACCCTGGCCGTCTTCTGCCACGAGCTCCCCCATGAACTGG GTGACTTCGCAATGCTGCTCCAGGCAGGCCTGTCCTTccggcggctgctgctgctgagcCTGGTGTCTGGAGCTCTGGGACTAGGGGGTgcagccctgggg ctACCAGCCCTGCTTCGACCTCCTGAGCCCCTCCCTATGCTCCATGTGCTACTGCAGGGTATGGGGCTGCTGCTGGGGGGCGGCCTCATGGTCACCATAGCCCTGCTGGAGGAGGAGCTGCGGCCCCCGGTCTCTGATGGCTGA
- the NABP2 gene encoding SOSS complex subunit B1 has translation MTTETFVKDIKPGLKNLNLIFIVLETGRVTKTKDGHEVRTCKVADKTGSINISVWDDVGNLIQPGDIIRLTKGYASVFKGCLTLYTGRGGDLQKIGEFCMVYSEVPNFSEPNPEYSAQQAPNKVVQNDSSPPAPQPTTGPPAVSPASENQNGNGLSAPPGPGGGPHPPHTPSHPPSTRITRSQPNHTPAGPPGPSSSPVSNGKETRRSSKR, from the exons ATGACGACGGAGACCTTCGTGAAGGATATCAAGCCCGGGCTCAAGAATCTGAACCTCATCTTCATTGTGCTGGAGACAG GTCGAGTGACCAAGACAAAGGACGGGCACGAGGTTCGGACCTGCAAAGTGGCAGACAAAACAGGCAGCATCAATATCTCTGTCTGGGACGACGTGGGTAACCTGATCCAGCCTGGAGACATTATTCGGCTCACCAAAGG GTATGCTTCAGTGTTCAAAGGTTGTCTGACACTATACACTGGACGTGGGGGTGATCTTCAGAAGATTGGAGA ATTCTGTATGGTATATTCTGAGGTTCCTAACTTCAGTGAGCCAAACCCAGAGTACAGCGCCCAGCAGGCACCCAACAAGGTG GTGCAGAACGATAGCAGCCCTCCGGCCCCCCAGCCTACCACCGGACCCCCTGCTGTTTCTCCAG CCTCCGAGAACCAGAACGGGAATGGACTGAGTGCCCCACCAGGTCCTGGTGGTGGCCCGCACCCCCCTCACACACCCTCGCATCCCCCCAGCACCCGAATTACCCGAAGCCAGCCCAACCACACACCTGCCGGCCCTCCtggcccctccagcagccctgtcAGTAACGGGAAAGAAACCCGGAGGAGCAGCAAGAGATAG
- the SLC39A5 gene encoding zinc transporter ZIP5 isoform X1 has product MGPPRSYLVAGLCMWMTLGWVGGSAPNLGPAEQEQNHYLAQLFGLYGENGTLTAGGLARLLHSLGLGRVQALRLGHHGPPAGRAAPPAGDNSTHRSQDPELSVDVWAGLPLGPSGWGDPEKPKVPASPRGPAPSGLDLFHRLLLLDHSLADHLNEDCLNGSQLLVNFGLSPAAPLTPHQFALLCPALLYQIDSRVCVQAPTPTPPGDLLSALVHSALAILLLSLPAPLSLLLLRLLGPCLLRPLLGFLGALAVGTLCGDALLHLLPHAQGGQHAGPSGRPEEDLAPGLSVLGGLLLLFVLENMLGLLRRRGLRPRCCRQKRKDLRVPTLDLEDGSGMALQSLQAAPEPEAQGHGEQASQPLPAPAPAGHQGHSHGHQGGGGAHITWMVLLGDGLHNLTDGLAIGAAFSDGFSSGLSTTLAVFCHELPHELGDFAMLLQAGLSFRRLLLLSLVSGALGLGGAALGVGLSLGPVPLTPWVFGVTAGVFLYVALVDMLPALLRPPEPLPMLHVLLQGMGLLLGGGLMVTIALLEEELRPPVSDG; this is encoded by the exons ATGGGGCCCCCAAGGAGTTATCTGGTGGCTGGCCTGTGTATGTGGATGACCTTGGGCTGGGTAGGGGGCTCAGCCCCCAACCtgggccctgctgagcaggagcagAACCATTACCTGGCCCAGCTGTTCGGCCTGTATGGAGAGAACGGGACACTGACCGCGGGGGGCCTAGCACGGCTTCTCCACAGCCTGGGGCTAGGCCGAGTTCAGGCCCTTCGGTTGGGACACCATGGGCCTCCAGCTGGTCGGGCTGCACCTCCAGCTGGAGACAATTCCACGCACAG atcacaggaccctgagctgagtgTGGATGTCTGGGCAGGGCTGCCTCTGGGTCCCTCGGGATGGGGTGACCCAGAGAAGCCAAAGGTCCCAGCATCCCCCCGTGGGCCAGCACCCTCGGGCCTGGACCTCTTTCACAGGCTTCTGTTGTTGGACCATTCACTGGCTGACCATCTGAATGAGGAT TGTCTGAATGGCTCCCAGCTGCTGGTCAATTTTGGCCTGAGCCCCGCTGCTCCTCTGACCCCTCATCAGTTTGCTCTGCTGTGTCCAGCTCTGCTTTATCAGATCGACAGTCGTGTCTGCGTCCAGGCCCCAACCCCAACTCCCCCAGGGGATCTTCTGTCTG CTCTGGTTCATAGTGCCCTGGCAATCCTGTTGCtcagcctccccgcccccctctccctgctcctgctgcgGCTCCTGGGACCGTGTCTGTTGCGGCCCCTGCTAGGCTTCCTGGGGGCCCTGGCCGTGGGCACACTTTGTGGGGACGCGCTGCTCCACCTGCTGCCACAT GCACAAGGGGGGCAGCATGCTGGACCTAGCGGACGACCAGAGGAGGACCTGGCACCGGGACTGTCAGTACTTGGAGGTCTCCTCCTGCTCTTTGTGCTGGAAAACATGCTAGGGCTTTTGCGGCGTCGAGGGCTCAGGCCA AGATGCTGCAGGCAAAAAAGAAAGGATCTCAGAGTACCGACCCTGGACCTGGAGGATGGCAGTGGGATGGCCCTTCAGTCCCTACAGGCAGCTCCAG AGCCAGAAGCTCAGGGCCACGGTGAGCAAGCCAGCCAGCCCCTACCGGCCCCAGCCCCCGCTGGGCACCAAGGCCACAGTCATGGGCACCAGGGTGGCGGTGGTGCCCACATCACGTGGATGGTCCTCCTGGGAGACGGTCTGCACAACCTCACTGATGGGCTGGCCATAG GTGCTGCCTTCTCCGATGGCTTCTCCAGTGGCCTCAGCACCACCCTGGCCGTCTTCTGCCACGAGCTCCCCCATGAACTGG GTGACTTCGCAATGCTGCTCCAGGCAGGCCTGTCCTTccggcggctgctgctgctgagcCTGGTGTCTGGAGCTCTGGGACTAGGGGGTgcagccctgggggtggggctcagTTTGGGCCCTGTCCCCCTCACTCCCTGGGTGTTTGGGGTCACTGCTGGGGTCTTCCTCTATGTGGCCCTTGTGGACATG ctACCAGCCCTGCTTCGACCTCCTGAGCCCCTCCCTATGCTCCATGTGCTACTGCAGGGTATGGGGCTGCTGCTGGGGGGCGGCCTCATGGTCACCATAGCCCTGCTGGAGGAGGAGCTGCGGCCCCCGGTCTCTGATGGCTGA